The following coding sequences lie in one Lolium perenne isolate Kyuss_39 chromosome 2, Kyuss_2.0, whole genome shotgun sequence genomic window:
- the LOC127335776 gene encoding sphingoid long-chain bases kinase 1, whose amino-acid sequence MEGTELENPTSRNPSQKSSRRSSSRRSQKSAGQQSSPTVFPEKRGKSRSLRQKHAAADGKDAKKGKSHERRADVVDEMSNFVGFEVYSGKLFFDRKNKSKGVDDHLAANRKADATDARLTSKALIWGSTVLSLEDVISVSYNSGAQHFTLHAYPAKSPFFGKTHRVRTDFRFIASTLDEAILWVTCFAEQNIYINVLPHPSAEQEADAPLGGVLFDYPPIKSRTPQRILVILNPRSGHGRSSKVFHDKAEPVFKLAGFHMEVVKTTHAGHAKSLASTFDFNAFPNGIVCVGGDGIVNEVFNGLLSRSDRTEAVSIPVGIIPAGSDNSLIWTVLGVKDPVSASLLIVKGGFTTLDILAVEWLQSGLIQFGTTVSYYGFVSDVLELSEKYQKKFGPLRYFVAGVLKFLCLPSYFYELEYLPMSEEMSGHGNGTKQDKFALSDVYTDVMRSRSKREGITRASSFSSIDSIMTPSRMSLGDFDTSGGTAASSEPSEYVRALDPRAKRLSLGRSNIVSEPEEVLRPQPHHGSYWPRTRAKTRTDRNSVGATAANDTRLSWAAQSMHDKEDISSTISDPGPIWDNEPKWDTGPRWDTEPTWEPDHPIELPGPPEDIEFAASKELVPNLDEKWVVRKGHFLGVLVCNHSCKTVQSSQIVAPKANHDDNSLDLLLVGGRGRWKLLRFFILLQFGRHVSLPYVEYVKVKSVKVKPGANTHNGCGIDGELCRVKGQVVCSLLPEQCRLIGRQCKQPI is encoded by the exons ATGGAAGGAACTGAGCTAGAGAATCCAACTTCCAGGAACCCATCTCAGAAGTCCAGCCGCCGTTCCAGCAGCCGGCGTTCTCAGAAGTCAGCTGGACAGCAGTCTTCCCCCACCGTATTTCCAGAGAAAAGAGGCAAATCCAGATCTTTGAGGCAGAAGCATGCGGCGGCTGACGGTAAAGATGCCAAGAAGGGTAAAAGCCATGAGCGTAGGGCCGACGTGGTGGACGAGATGTCCAATTTTGTAGGTTTTGAAGTCTATTCTGGGAAGCTGTTTTTCGACAGGAAAAATAAAAGTAAAGGAGTGGATGATCACTTGGCAGCTAACAGGAAGGCTGATGCAACTGATGCAAGGCTCACAAGTAAAGCCCTGATATGGGGTTCCACTGTGCTTAGCCTTGAGGATGTCATCTCT GTATCTTATAATTCTGGTGCCCAACATTTTACTTTACATGCGTATCCTGCTAAGAGCCCTTTCTTTGGAAAGACACATAGAGTTCGGACGGATTTCCGGTTTATAGCCTCTACACTAGATGAGGCCATTTTGTGGGTAACATGCTTTGCTGAACAGAACATATACATCAATGTTCTACCACATCCTTCAGCTGAGCAAGAGGCAGATGCCCCACTTGGTGGGGTTTTATTTGATTATCCGCCGATCAAATCTAGAACCCcgcagagaatacttgttatattGAACCCCCGATCTGGGCATGGTAGATCAAGCAAAGTGTTCCATGACAAAGCAGAACCTGTATTTAAG CTTGCAGGTTTCCACATGGAAGTGGTTAAAACTACTCATGCTGGCCATGCAAAATCTCTTGCGTCTACATTTGATTTCAATGCGTTCCCTAATG GGATTGTGTGTGTTGGCGGTGATGGAATTGTGAATGAG GTGTTCAATGGTCTTCTCAGCAGAAGTGATAGAACTGAAGCTGTATCAATTCCAGTTGGAATAATCCCTGCAGGATCTGACAACTCACTTATTTGGACTGTTCTTGGTGTTAAAGATCCTGTTTCCGCGTCATTATTAATTGTTAAG GGTGGCTTTACAACTCTAGACATATTGGCTGTTGAGTGGCTCCAATCAGGGCTAATACAGTTTGGCACAACTGTTTCGTACTATGGTTTTGTTAGTGATG TCCTGGAACTTTCCGAGAAATACCAGAAGAAATTTGGGCCTCTTCGATATTTTGTGGCTGGAGTACTCAAATTTTTGTGTCTACCAAGTTATTTCTATGAGTTAGAATATCTTCCTATGTCAGAAGAGATGTCTGGTCATGGAAATGGTACAAAACAAGACAAATTTGCATTGTCTGATGTCTATACAGATGTGATGCGCAGCAGATCAAAAAGAGAAGGAATTACGCGAGCTTCCAGTTTTTCAAGTATTGACTCTATCATGACTCCAAGTCGGATGTCACTAGGGGACTTCGATACATCAGGAGGTACAGCGGCAAGTAGTGAACCATCAGAGTATGTCCGTGCTCTTGATCCAAGAGCAAAACGGTTGTCTCTGGGCAGAAGCAACATTGTTTCTGAACCGGAAGAAGTCCTGCGCCCTCAACCTCATCATGGATCATACTGGCCAAGAACGAGGGCCAAAACAAGGACCGATAGAAATTCAGTTGGTGCCACGGCGGCTAATGATACACGGTTATCTTGGGCAGCCCAATCAATGCATGACAAAGAAGACATTTCCTCGACAATCTCAGATCCAGGACCTATTTGGGATAATGAACCGAAGTGGGATACTGGGCCAAGATGGGACACAGAGCCAACTTGGGAGCCTGACCACCCTATCGAACTTCCTGGACCACCAGAAGATATAGAATTTGCGGCATCAAAGGAACTTGTCCCAAATTTGGATGAGAAATGGGTTGTCAGGAAGGGGCACTTTCTTGGTGTCCTAGTATGTAACCACTCGTGCAAAACGGTTCAAAGTTCACAGATTGTTGCGCCAAAAGCGAACCATGATGACAACAGTTTGGACTTACTCCTAGTTGGCGGAAGGGGGAGATGGAAGCTGTTGAGATTTTTCATACTACTACAATTTGGTCGTCATGTTTCTTTACCCTATGTGGAATATGTAAAG GTGAAATCAGTTAAGGTTAAACCTGGTGCAAACACCCACAATGGCTGTGGAATAGACGGCGAGCTTTGCCGTGTCAAGGGACAGGTAGTGTGCTCCCTTCTACCGGAACAATGCAGACTTATTGGCCGGCAATGTAAACAACCTATCTAA